Proteins from one Telopea speciosissima isolate NSW1024214 ecotype Mountain lineage chromosome 1, Tspe_v1, whole genome shotgun sequence genomic window:
- the LOC122656465 gene encoding 60S ribosomal protein L6, mitochondrial-like: MEAKFYRFLKVVGVGFKARAESEGRLLYLKLGYSHEVELTVPPAVRVFCFKPNVICCTGIDKQRVHQFAAAVRSCKPPEVYKGKGIMYIDEVIKKKQGKGKNK; encoded by the coding sequence ATGGAAGCCAAATTCTATCGCTTTCTCAAGGTTGTGGGAGTGGGGTTCAAAGCAAGGGCGGAATCAGAGGGCCGCCTCTTGTATCTAAAATTAGGTTACAGCCATGAGGTTGAATTGACTGTTCCACCAGCTGTCCGTGTATTCTGCTTTAAACCAAATGTAATTTGCTGCACTGGAATAGACAAGCAAAGAGTACACCAATTTGCTGCTGCTGTACGCAGTTGTAAGCCACCTGAAGTTTACAAGGGCAAGGGCATAATGTATATTGATGAAGTTAtaaagaagaagcaaggaaaaggaaagaataaatgA
- the LOC122665921 gene encoding pentatricopeptide repeat-containing protein At3g22670, mitochondrial-like isoform X1 → MFEVFKRFGLRRTLSMFDGGTHPVNGVRYGVLQSFCGINESPELPDWFKSPQDDNSSSHDSKDDFVLPKLINWVSNQKVDDRNINIKCVSIETIDNDVNKISRILKSRFWSPDTVIQALDGCNVNVSKDLVHKLLKRFSNDWVSVFGFFKWVHMQTGCSHSADTYDLMVDILGKSKQFDPMWELVEKMVNFGGLISLGTMTKIMRRLAGAGRWKDAIETFRGIERFGVRKDSSAMNLLLDALCKERSVEHAQAAFLEFKNEIPPDSHTFNVLIHGWCRARQMDKAWWTMEEMERYGFQPCVVSYTSLIEAYCWEKDFRKVYAILDEMQAKGCSPNVVTYTIVMHSHGKAKETREAVETYERMKRNGCVPDTSFYNSLIYILSKAGRFQDAHDVYEEISKSGNTPNVTTYNTMISAACEHSQEEMALKLLQGMEKNLCKPDLKTYAPLLKMCCRKKWMKVLFYLLNDMFKKDVSIEFGTYTLLVRGLCQSGKLEHACSFFEEMVFKGLVPMDCTYSMLVEELGRKNMEKAKERIQHLMAQAKSMERAERSCRTYSEGID, encoded by the coding sequence ATGTTTGAGGTTTTTAAACGTTTTGGATTGCGAAGAACCTTGAGCATGTTTGATGGTGGCACTCACCCTGTTAATGGAGTGCGTTACGGCGTACTCCAAAGTTTCTGTGGCATTAATGAGTCACCTGAGCTTCCCGATTGGTTTAAATCACCGCAGGATGacaattcttcttctcacgATTCCAAAGATGATTTTGTGCTTCCTAAACTTATTAATTGGGTTAGTAATCAGAAGGTTGACGACCGAAATATCAATATTAAATGTGTGTCAATTGAGACTATTGATAATGATGTCAATAAGATTAGTCGGATTCTAAAGAGTAGGTTCTGGTCACCTGATACTGTAATTCAAGCTTTGGATGGTTGCAATGTTAATGTCTCCAAGGACTTAGTCCACAAACTACTGAAAAGGTTTAGCAATGACTGGGTCTCTGTTTTCGGTTTCTTCAAGTGGGTCCATATGCAAACGGGTTGTAGTCATTCTGCTGATACTTACGACTTAATGGTGGACATTCTTGGAAAATCAAAGCAGTTTGATCCCATGTGGGAATTGGTTGAGAAGATGGTTAACTTCGGTGGGTTAATCTCCTTGGGAACAATGACTAAGATTATGAGAAGGCTTGCTGGAGCTGGTAGATGGAAAGATGCAATAGAGACTTTTCGTGGAATTGAACGATTTGGCGTGAGAAAGGATAGTTCTGCCATGAACTTGCTCTTGGATGCATTGTGCAAGGAACGGAGTGTTGAACATGCACAAGCTGCGTTTTTGGAGTTTAAGAATGAGATACCTCCTGATTCTCATACCTTTAATGTCTTGATACACGGATGGTGCAGAGCCAGGCAGATGGACAAGGCCTGGTGGACTATGGAAGAGATGGAAAGATATGGGTTtcagccatgtgtagtttcttATACCAGTTTGATCGAAGCTTACTGCTGGGAGAAGGATTTCCGTAAGGTTTATGCTATTCTTGATGAGATGCAGGCAAAGGGGTGCTCTCCAAATGTCGTGACTTATACTATTGTTATGCATTCTCACGGGAAAGCAAAGGAAACACGTGAAGCTGTGGAAACTTATGAGAGAATGAAGAGGAATGGTTGTGTTCCTGATACTTCTTTCTACAACTCTTTGATTTACATCCTAAGCAAAGCTGGTAGATTTCAGGATGCTCATGACGTATATGAGGAGATTTCTAAGAGTGGGAATACTCCAAATGTAACGACATATAATACCATGATATCAGCTGCTTGTGAGCATTCACAAGAAGAAATGGCTCTAAAGCTGCTTCAAGGAATGGAAAAGAACCTCTGCAAACCTGATCTTAAAACTTATGCCCCATTATTGAAGATGTGTTGTAGAAAGAAATGGATGAAGGTCCTTTTCTATTTACTGAATGATATGTTTAAAAAGGACGTCAGCATTGAATTTGGAACCTATACGCTTTTGGTCCGTGGCCTTTGTCAAAGTGGAAAACTTGAGCATGCTTGTTCCTTTTTTGAGGAAATGGTTTTCAAAGGGCTGGTTCCTATGGATTGCACATACAGTATGCTGGTGGAGGAACTTGGGAGAAAAAACATGGAAAAAGCGAAGGAAAGGATTCAACACTTGATGGCACAAGCAAAAAGTATGGAACGAGCAGAGCGTTCTTGTAGGACATATTCAGAAGGGATTGATTGA